One part of the Tunicatimonas pelagia genome encodes these proteins:
- a CDS encoding LacI family DNA-binding transcriptional regulator, with amino-acid sequence MKNSKDITIYDIAKELQISAATVSRGLNDHPAIKKQTREKIHETARRMGYQQNIFASNLRKQKTNTIGVIVPHLNSYFTSTVIAGIEKIANQSGYNLIISQSLESVRKERSNVDTMFNSRVDGLLVSLASDTEDIEHFQFILQKEIPLIFYDRVIEAPNCTCITIDNFQAGYSATQHLLEQGCRRVVHVAGNLRSSVYEGRHSGYKQALQDFGLDYDPSLVLFPDLRDVNPGNTAQDILAMDTLPDGLFCVSDTQAAAIISELQRADIKVPQQIAVVGFNNDLLSRVVEPALSTIHYPGQEMGEIAARTLIRQLNNESQDEQNTIVIKHHLIKRASSLRE; translated from the coding sequence ATGAAGAACTCTAAAGATATTACCATATATGACATTGCGAAGGAACTGCAAATTTCAGCAGCTACCGTAAGTCGGGGATTAAACGATCACCCGGCAATTAAGAAGCAAACCCGGGAAAAAATTCACGAGACGGCTCGCCGGATGGGCTATCAACAAAATATTTTCGCTAGTAACCTTCGTAAACAGAAAACGAACACTATCGGAGTTATTGTTCCTCACCTGAATAGCTACTTTACTTCTACCGTCATTGCTGGTATTGAAAAAATAGCTAACCAGTCGGGTTACAACCTCATTATCAGTCAGTCGTTGGAGTCGGTTAGAAAAGAGCGGTCGAATGTAGATACGATGTTTAACAGTCGGGTAGATGGCTTATTGGTTTCTTTGGCTAGTGATACTGAAGACATTGAACATTTTCAGTTTATACTACAAAAAGAAATCCCCCTAATTTTCTACGACCGCGTGATTGAAGCCCCCAACTGCACTTGCATTACCATTGATAACTTTCAGGCAGGCTACAGTGCTACTCAGCACCTGCTTGAGCAGGGATGTCGACGAGTGGTGCACGTGGCGGGAAATCTACGGTCTAGTGTTTATGAGGGTCGTCATTCGGGATATAAGCAGGCACTGCAAGATTTTGGCTTGGATTATGACCCATCGTTAGTGCTTTTCCCCGACCTGCGCGATGTAAATCCGGGCAATACTGCTCAAGATATTCTGGCGATGGACACGTTGCCTGATGGGCTTTTTTGCGTTAGCGATACCCAAGCGGCAGCTATCATAAGCGAACTACAAAGAGCGGATATTAAGGTGCCGCAACAGATTGCAGTAGTCGGGTTTAACAATGATTTACTATCCAGGGTAGTAGAACCAGCACTGAGCACTATTCACTATCCGGGACAAGAAATGGGTGAGATTGCTGCTCGAACCC
- a CDS encoding DUF6807 family protein: protein MFLTPVLQCLSLVLVSGIFGISTTAPRPSVDIYVDAGVYNRFNTPVSVTLESVAISLSGDNFQLVEMVEGEEKPVAAQWEGGYTPRLHWILKGETRAGTTRHFILKPSSDTPKNRPPEVVAEDNGQALQLKINDQDVLSYHYGLTPVPEGVSERYRRGGYIHPLRSPNGGVLTRIQPPDHYHHYGVWNPWTTTEFDGKELDFWNLYKGQGTVRVKDIPLVVEGEVFGKLTATHEHVVLDTLNAQNSQVALNEGWEVRAWNTQSDGFLVDFISTLNPATAYPFTIKEYRYQGFGFRANEQWNDESATLITSGGLNKSDGNGTRARWCYVEGPTDAGPAGVLFMTYPTNFNYPEKIRVWPTGANDGKENVFFNFNPAMDRDWTLQPGQEYSLKYRMLTYDGKMDAATAERHWQDFAHPPQVEMSSQPSLEGKKLLLYTKNGKGYVHENIPYSIEAIQKLADEHKFEVIASEDPAQFTTENLQQYDALIFSNTNNDVFDTPKQEQAFKQYMQSGGRFVAIHSTCGSERDWPWFWRNLGGKFVRHAPIQDFNVKVVDKTHPSTYFLPEIWSIKEDECYYLNQLNPNIHVLVASDLTTVEDGKKSEYPGEIFGDTFPTTWCHTTDGGRQWYTSLGHRPEHYSDPIFMKHILGGIRWVLSDEAP from the coding sequence ATGTTTTTAACTCCAGTTCTACAGTGCTTATCACTGGTTTTAGTATCTGGTATTTTTGGAATTAGCACAACCGCCCCGCGACCATCAGTAGATATTTACGTAGATGCTGGTGTGTACAATCGGTTTAATACCCCTGTTTCAGTTACACTGGAGAGCGTAGCTATTTCTTTATCAGGGGATAACTTTCAGCTAGTAGAAATGGTGGAAGGGGAAGAAAAGCCCGTTGCGGCTCAGTGGGAGGGAGGGTACACCCCTAGGTTACATTGGATTCTGAAAGGGGAGACTCGGGCCGGAACCACTCGCCACTTTATACTAAAACCTTCTTCCGATACCCCAAAAAACCGTCCACCTGAGGTAGTTGCTGAAGATAACGGGCAAGCTCTGCAACTAAAGATCAACGATCAAGACGTCTTGTCGTATCACTACGGTCTTACTCCCGTGCCGGAGGGAGTCTCTGAGCGCTATCGTCGCGGTGGGTACATTCATCCACTGCGTTCGCCTAACGGTGGGGTCCTTACCCGAATACAACCGCCCGATCATTACCACCACTACGGGGTCTGGAACCCCTGGACGACCACCGAGTTTGACGGGAAGGAACTAGATTTCTGGAACCTTTACAAAGGTCAGGGAACGGTGCGGGTGAAAGATATTCCTCTGGTGGTGGAGGGTGAGGTCTTTGGCAAATTAACTGCTACTCATGAGCACGTAGTGCTGGATACACTCAATGCCCAAAATAGCCAAGTTGCCTTAAATGAGGGCTGGGAGGTGCGCGCGTGGAATACTCAATCCGATGGCTTTTTGGTAGATTTTATCTCTACCCTTAATCCGGCTACCGCATACCCGTTCACTATTAAAGAATATCGTTACCAAGGCTTTGGCTTTCGGGCCAATGAGCAATGGAATGACGAAAGTGCTACGCTAATCACCTCTGGCGGATTAAATAAATCGGATGGAAACGGAACCCGGGCTCGTTGGTGCTATGTAGAGGGACCCACGGATGCCGGACCAGCGGGAGTCCTCTTCATGACGTATCCTACCAATTTTAACTATCCCGAGAAAATACGTGTTTGGCCTACGGGTGCAAACGATGGTAAGGAGAATGTCTTTTTCAATTTTAATCCGGCAATGGATCGCGATTGGACTCTGCAGCCCGGTCAGGAGTACTCGCTCAAATACCGGATGCTTACCTACGATGGTAAAATGGACGCAGCTACTGCTGAGCGTCATTGGCAGGATTTTGCCCATCCACCCCAAGTAGAGATGTCTAGCCAGCCTTCATTGGAAGGAAAGAAATTACTGCTTTACACCAAGAATGGCAAAGGCTACGTTCACGAAAATATTCCGTACAGCATTGAAGCCATTCAGAAGTTAGCGGACGAACATAAGTTTGAAGTCATTGCTTCTGAAGATCCTGCCCAGTTTACTACCGAGAATTTGCAGCAGTACGATGCCCTAATCTTCTCCAACACGAATAATGATGTCTTTGATACTCCCAAACAAGAGCAGGCATTTAAGCAGTACATGCAGTCGGGTGGACGGTTCGTGGCCATTCACTCAACTTGTGGTTCCGAACGGGACTGGCCCTGGTTTTGGAGAAACTTAGGTGGTAAGTTTGTGCGTCATGCTCCTATTCAAGATTTTAATGTGAAAGTAGTCGATAAAACGCACCCCTCTACCTATTTCTTACCTGAAATCTGGAGTATAAAAGAGGATGAGTGTTACTATCTAAATCAACTGAATCCTAATATTCACGTACTAGTCGCATCAGATTTAACTACCGTAGAGGACGGTAAAAAGTCAGAATACCCCGGTGAGATTTTTGGTGATACTTTTCCCACAACTTGGTGTCATACTACCGATGGAGGGCGTCAATGGTATACTTCCTTGGGTCATCGTCCCGAACATTATTCTGACCCAATATTTATGAAACATATTTTAGGCGGAATTCGATGGGTACTTAGCGATGAAGCCCCTTAA
- a CDS encoding Gfo/Idh/MocA family protein — MNRRDYLKKTLATTTGAFFVPTIVPSSVFGKNAPSNKIQVGQIGFGRIAMSHDLPETMKHDISRVVAVCDVDSKRKEDGKKFIEKWYADNKKKENFVDVKMYDDYREMLASPDIDAVIVSTPDHWHAQPAIEAALAGKAVYLQKPTSLTIEEGRAMSDIIHQTGAVFQLGSQQRSMNPWPQFKRACELVRNGRIGEIKTVKVGLPSDPSGGEMVPTDIPDHLNYDMWLGSTPYVPYTEERVHPQPPFTDNKSQFSRPGWLRCEQFGAGMITGWGVHHIDIAHWGMGTEYTGPIEVEATAKFPETGLWTVHGPYNVKSKYANGVEMIVDGELPNGVRFEGTEGWIFVSRGNVGVTASDPNLGKSEAFMASDPKILESEISPDEIQLYESQEQHGNWLDCIKSRELTISPAEVAHRSCSACLVSHIAMKLPRKLYWDPINERFKNDDEANSMLSRSQRHPWGYEHVDALKASYGR, encoded by the coding sequence ATGAATAGACGAGATTATCTTAAAAAAACACTAGCAACCACTACCGGAGCTTTCTTCGTACCCACTATTGTTCCGTCCAGCGTTTTTGGTAAAAATGCTCCCAGCAACAAAATTCAAGTAGGGCAGATCGGCTTCGGACGCATCGCTATGTCACACGATTTACCCGAAACCATGAAGCACGATATATCGCGGGTAGTTGCTGTGTGCGATGTAGATAGCAAGCGTAAAGAAGACGGTAAAAAGTTTATCGAAAAGTGGTATGCTGATAATAAGAAAAAGGAAAACTTCGTCGACGTAAAAATGTACGATGATTACCGGGAGATGCTAGCTAGTCCTGATATCGATGCCGTAATCGTAAGTACCCCCGATCACTGGCACGCCCAGCCCGCCATTGAGGCTGCTTTGGCCGGGAAAGCGGTGTACCTACAAAAACCCACCTCGCTCACTATTGAAGAGGGGCGGGCAATGAGCGATATCATTCACCAAACTGGCGCAGTTTTTCAGTTGGGTAGCCAACAGCGTTCAATGAACCCCTGGCCTCAGTTTAAGCGGGCTTGCGAGTTGGTGCGAAACGGGAGGATTGGCGAGATTAAAACGGTTAAGGTTGGTTTGCCGAGTGATCCTTCCGGCGGAGAAATGGTTCCAACCGATATACCCGATCACCTGAACTACGATATGTGGCTGGGCTCGACCCCTTACGTACCTTACACCGAAGAGCGGGTGCACCCCCAGCCTCCGTTTACCGATAACAAATCACAATTCTCCCGACCGGGTTGGCTTCGCTGCGAGCAGTTTGGGGCGGGCATGATTACTGGCTGGGGTGTTCACCATATTGATATTGCCCACTGGGGCATGGGTACGGAATACACCGGGCCGATAGAAGTAGAAGCTACCGCCAAATTTCCCGAAACCGGGCTGTGGACCGTACACGGACCCTACAATGTAAAAAGTAAGTACGCTAATGGGGTAGAGATGATTGTGGATGGTGAACTACCCAACGGAGTACGCTTTGAAGGAACGGAAGGCTGGATTTTTGTTTCCCGGGGCAATGTAGGTGTTACCGCTTCTGACCCCAACCTCGGTAAATCCGAAGCTTTTATGGCGAGCGATCCAAAGATACTGGAGTCAGAAATTAGCCCGGATGAAATTCAGTTGTACGAAAGCCAGGAGCAGCACGGCAACTGGCTAGATTGTATCAAGTCGCGTGAATTGACTATTTCCCCGGCTGAAGTAGCCCACCGTTCGTGCTCGGCCTGTTTGGTGTCGCATATTGCTATGAAACTACCTCGTAAACTCTACTGGGATCCCATCAATGAGCGCTTCAAGAATGATGATGAGGCCAACTCCATGCTATCCCGTTCGCAGCGTCACCCCTGGGGTTACGAGCACGTAGATGCCCTCAAAGCGAGTTATGGGAGATAG
- a CDS encoding putative oxidoreductase C-terminal domain-containing protein — translation MNQSIRAVTFMLILSACGGTNQDQADATEEQSIANQFTGADDEVKLMTVDPGHFHAALVQKFMYDQVDSVVQVYAPEGKDLQLHLQRIEGFNTRSDEPTAWTQEVYTGPDFFSAMIQEQPGNVVVLSGNNAKKTEYIQQSVEAGLNVLADKPMVIHPSEFPKLKSALATAQEQDVLLYDIMTERYEITTMLQKALSQKAEVFGELEMGAPDNPAISKESIHHFSKEVAGSPLIRPAWFFDTEQQGEGIVDVSTHLVDLILWECFPEEGIDTTEVAVVSARRWATELTPAQFEKVTGMAEFPDYLQKDVQNSVLNTYANGEFVFTARGVHGKVAAIWNFEAPEGAKDTHYSIMRGTKANLVIRQDAPQNYQPALYVEPIGETAGFEEKLKAALNELSGEYPGLNMRTSESGWEVLIPEEYKVGHEAHFAQVTEKYLEYLVAGEIPDWEVANMLTKYYLTMQAYEMSRNN, via the coding sequence ATGAACCAATCAATTCGAGCAGTTACCTTTATGCTCATTTTATCGGCCTGTGGTGGAACCAATCAAGATCAAGCTGATGCTACTGAAGAACAGTCAATAGCTAACCAATTTACCGGAGCAGACGATGAAGTAAAGTTAATGACCGTAGACCCTGGTCATTTCCATGCGGCTTTGGTGCAGAAGTTTATGTACGATCAGGTAGATTCGGTAGTGCAGGTGTATGCTCCCGAGGGTAAAGACTTACAGTTACACCTACAGCGAATTGAGGGCTTCAATACCCGCAGCGATGAACCTACTGCTTGGACACAGGAGGTTTACACCGGGCCTGATTTCTTCTCAGCGATGATACAAGAACAGCCCGGCAATGTGGTAGTGCTATCGGGTAATAATGCTAAGAAGACGGAGTATATTCAGCAATCGGTAGAAGCCGGGTTGAACGTGCTGGCGGATAAACCGATGGTGATCCACCCCTCTGAGTTTCCTAAGCTAAAATCAGCGTTAGCTACCGCTCAGGAACAGGACGTGCTACTGTACGATATTATGACCGAGCGCTACGAGATTACCACCATGCTCCAAAAAGCACTATCGCAAAAAGCAGAAGTGTTTGGTGAATTGGAAATGGGTGCCCCAGATAATCCGGCGATCTCTAAAGAAAGCATTCACCATTTTTCTAAGGAAGTGGCGGGTAGCCCACTAATTCGTCCCGCTTGGTTTTTTGATACTGAGCAGCAGGGTGAAGGTATTGTAGATGTCTCTACGCACTTGGTAGATTTAATCTTATGGGAATGCTTTCCTGAAGAAGGAATTGATACTACGGAAGTAGCGGTGGTAAGTGCCCGACGCTGGGCAACCGAACTGACCCCAGCTCAGTTTGAGAAGGTAACCGGAATGGCTGAGTTTCCCGACTACTTGCAGAAAGATGTACAGAATTCAGTGCTGAACACGTATGCGAATGGTGAATTTGTCTTTACTGCTCGAGGTGTCCACGGCAAGGTAGCCGCTATCTGGAATTTTGAAGCTCCCGAAGGGGCTAAAGATACCCACTATTCCATCATGCGGGGAACAAAAGCAAATTTAGTTATCCGACAAGACGCGCCGCAAAATTACCAACCGGCATTGTACGTAGAGCCAATCGGTGAGACAGCAGGTTTTGAAGAAAAGCTGAAAGCTGCCCTTAATGAGCTAAGTGGTGAGTACCCTGGGCTAAATATGCGTACATCGGAAAGCGGCTGGGAGGTACTGATCCCTGAAGAATACAAAGTAGGTCATGAAGCCCATTTTGCTCAAGTGACTGAAAAGTATCTGGAATACTTAGTAGCGGGAGAGATACCTGATTGGGAGGTGGCGAATATGCTCACGAAGTACTATCTTACCATGCAAGCTTACGAGATGAGCCGAAACAATTAG
- a CDS encoding TRAP transporter substrate-binding protein, with amino-acid sequence MKIKIWVGLATFLLIGCAQEEEIKTLRLGHGLSVDHSVHQAMMFMGDRLKEKSEGKMELKVYPSEQLGSERECVELLQFGSLAMTKVSAAVMEGFVDKYRVLGLPYLFESKAHAFKVLDSDVGKEILESGESIWLRGLGFYDSGYRSFYTKDRPINTPSDLSGMKVRVMSSINSINMVEAMGGSPTPISFGELYTALQSGVVDAAENNPPSFYLSRHYEICKYYSIDQHTQVPDVLLISQIIWNELSPQEQQWVQEAADESVVYQRELWEASEQEAMDAVKAAGVEVNYPDKSPFQEAVESVYEPFKDNEELNSLIQRIKAAS; translated from the coding sequence ATGAAAATAAAAATTTGGGTCGGGTTGGCCACTTTTCTGCTAATTGGCTGTGCTCAGGAAGAGGAGATAAAGACACTCCGGTTGGGGCATGGCTTATCGGTAGACCATTCGGTGCATCAGGCAATGATGTTTATGGGAGATCGGCTGAAGGAAAAGTCAGAGGGGAAGATGGAGCTTAAAGTATACCCCAGCGAACAGCTCGGTTCAGAACGGGAATGCGTAGAGCTACTCCAGTTCGGTAGTTTGGCCATGACCAAAGTATCGGCAGCAGTAATGGAAGGTTTTGTCGATAAATACCGGGTGTTAGGCTTGCCGTATCTATTTGAAAGCAAAGCCCACGCTTTTAAAGTATTGGATAGCGATGTCGGTAAAGAAATTCTGGAATCAGGTGAGTCTATTTGGCTACGGGGGCTAGGCTTTTACGATTCGGGCTACCGCAGCTTCTACACCAAAGATCGCCCGATTAATACGCCCAGTGATTTGTCGGGGATGAAAGTTCGGGTTATGTCCAGTATCAACTCTATCAATATGGTAGAAGCGATGGGTGGCTCACCCACCCCAATTTCTTTTGGAGAACTGTATACGGCTTTGCAGAGTGGGGTTGTTGATGCGGCGGAGAATAACCCGCCTAGTTTTTATCTATCGCGCCACTATGAGATTTGTAAGTACTATTCTATCGACCAGCATACCCAAGTACCCGATGTATTACTGATTAGTCAGATTATTTGGAATGAGCTAAGCCCTCAGGAACAGCAGTGGGTGCAGGAGGCTGCCGACGAATCAGTAGTGTATCAGCGAGAACTATGGGAAGCCTCAGAGCAAGAAGCGATGGACGCAGTGAAAGCCGCCGGAGTAGAAGTCAACTATCCCGATAAAAGCCCTTTTCAGGAAGCGGTAGAAAGTGTATACGAGCCATTTAAAGATAACGAAGAACTGAACAGCCTCATTCAACGCATAAAAGCGGCCTCATAG
- a CDS encoding TRAP transporter small permease: protein MTLRNTVDKIVRWLLVALMAAIVVDVTIQVVSRYLFQSPFSFTDELAGFLLIWVGLLGSAYATGEKQHLAIDLISGGMSPERKRQLDILINVIVVIFALGVLGVGGFWLVYTSFLFGQISAALELPLGFVYLVVPVSGLLIAYYAIDNTRTASER, encoded by the coding sequence ATGACTTTACGAAATACAGTTGATAAGATAGTACGATGGTTGCTGGTTGCCCTCATGGCGGCTATCGTGGTTGACGTAACCATCCAGGTAGTCAGTCGCTATTTATTTCAATCGCCTTTTAGCTTTACCGACGAACTAGCCGGGTTTCTGCTCATCTGGGTAGGACTTTTGGGTTCGGCCTACGCCACCGGGGAAAAACAACACTTAGCCATTGACTTAATTTCGGGCGGAATGTCCCCGGAAAGAAAACGCCAACTGGATATTCTCATCAATGTTATTGTCGTGATATTTGCTTTGGGAGTGCTGGGGGTAGGCGGGTTTTGGCTAGTATACACCAGTTTCTTGTTTGGGCAAATATCGGCTGCCCTGGAACTTCCCCTGGGCTTTGTGTATCTGGTGGTGCCCGTATCCGGATTGCTCATTGCCTACTACGCCATTGATAATACCCGAACTGCAAGTGAAAGGTGA
- a CDS encoding TRAP transporter large permease, whose protein sequence is MEATEVLILVFSFVIFIAIGVPIAYCIGIAGVITMLLSIDYLPAVTTFAQRMATGLNSFTLLAIPLFILAGQLMNTGGIASRLIEFAKVLVGRLPGGLAVVNVLANMLFGAISGSAGAAASAIGTIMHPRMKKEGYDENFSAAVNITSATTGLVIPPSNILIIYSLASGGVSIAALFLAGYLPGVLTGLALIGFATAYAYRHNYPTGEKVPLREGIQKFLAALPSLLLLVIILGGIVAGIFTATEASGVAVLYCLALAFIYREIKVSDLPDILIRTTLTTCIVLLMVAASIGLSWVMAYEEIPQNVSAALLTLSDSPFLILLIINMILLFVGIFMDMTPAVLIFTPIFLPIVTQQLGIDPVHFGIILIVNLCVGLCTPPVGTVLFIGCSVANIKIQSVVKPLLPFFVAMVVVLLLVTYIPEISLWLPRQFGF, encoded by the coding sequence ATGGAAGCTACCGAAGTCCTTATTCTTGTTTTTAGCTTTGTGATCTTTATTGCTATCGGCGTTCCTATTGCCTACTGTATCGGCATTGCCGGGGTCATCACCATGCTACTCTCCATTGACTACCTTCCGGCGGTGACCACCTTTGCCCAACGAATGGCAACGGGGCTTAACAGTTTTACCCTACTGGCAATTCCCCTCTTTATTTTGGCGGGGCAACTGATGAATACTGGAGGAATTGCCTCCCGGCTGATTGAATTCGCGAAGGTACTGGTAGGTCGCTTACCGGGTGGTCTGGCGGTGGTAAACGTACTAGCGAATATGCTATTTGGTGCCATATCCGGGTCGGCCGGAGCGGCTGCTTCAGCAATTGGAACCATCATGCACCCCCGAATGAAAAAAGAGGGCTACGATGAGAACTTCAGTGCCGCCGTAAATATAACCTCGGCTACTACCGGGCTGGTAATCCCGCCCAGTAACATTCTGATTATTTACTCACTGGCAAGTGGGGGAGTGTCTATCGCAGCATTATTTTTGGCGGGTTACTTACCGGGGGTATTGACTGGCTTAGCCCTTATCGGTTTTGCTACGGCTTACGCGTATCGTCACAATTATCCTACCGGAGAGAAAGTGCCATTGCGGGAGGGGATACAGAAGTTCTTGGCAGCCCTGCCTAGCCTATTGCTACTCGTTATCATCCTCGGTGGAATTGTAGCGGGGATATTTACCGCCACTGAAGCTTCGGGCGTAGCGGTGCTGTACTGCTTAGCCCTCGCATTTATTTATCGCGAAATTAAGGTGAGCGATTTACCCGATATTTTGATACGAACCACACTGACCACCTGTATCGTGCTGCTAATGGTTGCTGCTTCAATTGGCCTTTCTTGGGTCATGGCTTACGAAGAAATTCCCCAAAACGTTAGTGCCGCCTTGCTCACCCTGAGTGATAGTCCGTTTTTGATCTTGTTGATCATTAACATGATTCTGCTTTTTGTAGGAATATTTATGGATATGACCCCCGCGGTACTAATCTTTACTCCAATATTTCTTCCGATAGTCACTCAGCAACTGGGCATTGACCCGGTTCACTTTGGCATTATTCTGATAGTCAACCTCTGCGTTGGTTTATGTACCCCGCCCGTAGGTACTGTATTGTTCATTGGGTGCAGTGTGGCTAATATTAAAATTCAGTCAGTAGTGAAGCCTCTGCTGCCCTTCTTTGTGGCGATGGTTGTGGTATTGCTGCTAGTCACGTACATTCCTGAAATCAGCCTGTGGTTACCTCGCCAATTTGGGTTCTAA
- a CDS encoding methyltransferase family protein: protein MVKFGNFLFRYRNSLFPVFYALLFIPSPPLTVHPWLAIGLGFMIALSGQTIRITTIGLQYIIRGGKNYKVYAEELVTGGLFSHCRNPLYVGNILMILGLGVMANSLIFVTVITPIFVLFYQAIVMAEEHFLAAKFGQAYQSYQQDVNRWLPALSGLGSTLRSMQFNGRRAVLKEYNTTYIWTAAAVLVTANTLYRSGGRPAVDTLLPYLITLFVLLTVSYATVRYLKKSKRLVEIPLNQ, encoded by the coding sequence ATGGTAAAATTTGGCAACTTTCTTTTTCGCTATCGTAATAGCCTGTTTCCCGTTTTCTACGCTTTACTCTTTATTCCCTCACCTCCGCTGACTGTCCACCCGTGGCTGGCTATTGGGCTAGGATTTATGATTGCCCTCTCAGGACAGACTATTCGGATTACCACAATTGGTTTGCAGTACATTATCCGAGGCGGTAAAAACTATAAAGTATACGCCGAAGAATTAGTGACTGGCGGACTATTTAGCCACTGTAGAAACCCCTTGTACGTAGGAAACATCCTGATGATTCTCGGGTTGGGAGTAATGGCCAACTCGCTGATCTTCGTAACTGTTATCACTCCGATCTTCGTCTTGTTCTACCAGGCTATTGTGATGGCAGAAGAGCACTTCTTGGCAGCTAAATTTGGGCAGGCTTACCAATCGTACCAACAAGATGTGAACCGGTGGCTGCCGGCACTATCTGGATTGGGCAGCACCCTAAGAAGTATGCAGTTTAACGGGCGTCGGGCGGTTCTTAAAGAATACAATACCACATATATCTGGACGGCAGCCGCAGTGCTGGTAACAGCAAACACCCTGTACCGATCAGGAGGACGGCCAGCGGTAGATACGCTACTCCCCTATTTAATTACGCTTTTTGTGCTGCTTACCGTGAGCTATGCTACGGTTCGCTACCTAAAAAAAAGCAAACGATTGGTAGAAATACCGCTCAACCAGTAG
- the cmoA gene encoding carboxy-S-adenosyl-L-methionine synthase CmoA — MDKERDQVFDRPNAMGDFKFGENVVQVFDDMVSRSVPFYGEIQRMLTELVADFAQPNQAVYDLGCSTGTTLLNLDPVVDPSVRFVGIDESPEMLNKCRNNFEQAGLTRNFDLVSADLNQGITLESASVAIMCLTLQFVRPLYRERLIQDIYRQLNNDGCLIIVEKVLGEDSLFNRLFIKYYYDMKRRHNYSEMEISQKREALENVLIPYKLKENQALLEATGFRYQEVFFKWYNFCGIIAMK, encoded by the coding sequence ATGGACAAAGAAAGAGATCAAGTATTTGACCGCCCTAATGCGATGGGCGATTTTAAATTTGGAGAGAACGTGGTTCAGGTCTTTGATGACATGGTTTCGCGCTCGGTTCCTTTCTACGGAGAGATTCAACGAATGTTAACCGAATTAGTAGCCGATTTTGCTCAGCCCAACCAAGCCGTTTATGACCTCGGGTGCTCTACCGGCACTACGCTTTTAAACCTTGATCCAGTGGTTGACCCATCTGTTCGCTTTGTAGGGATTGATGAGTCTCCGGAGATGTTGAATAAATGTCGTAATAACTTCGAGCAAGCGGGACTTACCCGTAATTTTGATTTGGTATCAGCCGATTTAAACCAGGGAATCACGCTGGAATCGGCTTCGGTGGCTATCATGTGCTTGACTCTTCAGTTTGTCCGTCCGCTCTACCGGGAAAGGCTTATTCAGGATATTTACCGACAGCTTAACAATGATGGGTGCTTAATTATTGTAGAGAAGGTCTTGGGGGAAGACTCGCTGTTTAATCGCCTATTTATCAAGTACTATTATGACATGAAACGGCGCCATAACTATAGCGAAATGGAGATTTCTCAAAAACGGGAAGCCCTGGAGAATGTGCTGATCCCCTATAAATTGAAGGAGAATCAAGCCCTGCTCGAGGCTACTGGGTTTCGTTACCAAGAAGTCTTTTTTAAATGGTATAATTTCTGTGGCATAATTGCAATGAAATAA